One Thermicanus aegyptius DSM 12793 DNA segment encodes these proteins:
- a CDS encoding ABC transporter ATP-binding protein: MDRNKPAVEMVNITKRFPGIVANDHISFKVNQGEIHALLGENGAGKSTLMNILFGLYQPDEGEIYVHGEKVVIDGPNKAIRLGIGMVHQHFKLVETFTVTENIILGQEPTKGLTLDYKTARAKVAELSRRYGLDVDPDAKIGEISVGMQQRVEILKILYRGAEILIFDEPTAVLTPQEIDELMAIMKNLVQEGKTILLITHKLREIMAISDAVTIIRRGKVIETLKTSETNPDMLAEMMVGRHVTFQVEKGPSKPGEVILRVEGIREESKVGKPRLNGISFQVRAGEIYGIAGVDGNGQSQLIEVITGLKKASHGKVLFKGREITNQPPRKISELGISHIPEDRQRRGLILDFTLSENLALKTYFRPAFQRRGFLHYEAMNRQAERLVEEFDVRTPSILNTARSLSGGNQQKAIIAREYDADPDLMIAAQPTRGLDVGAIEYIHKRLVELRDKGKAVLLISFELDEILQLSDRIGVIFNGQIVGEVRPEETDEQELGLMMAGSKVKEVKESHG; this comes from the coding sequence ATGGATAGAAATAAACCTGCGGTTGAGATGGTAAATATTACAAAACGTTTTCCCGGAATCGTCGCCAATGATCATATCTCTTTCAAAGTAAATCAAGGGGAGATTCACGCCCTCCTCGGTGAAAATGGCGCCGGAAAATCGACCTTGATGAACATTCTCTTCGGACTATATCAACCGGACGAAGGAGAGATTTACGTTCATGGGGAAAAAGTGGTGATTGACGGCCCAAACAAGGCCATCCGGTTAGGAATCGGGATGGTTCATCAACACTTTAAGCTGGTGGAAACGTTCACGGTGACGGAAAATATTATCCTGGGGCAGGAACCTACGAAAGGCCTCACGTTAGATTACAAGACGGCTAGAGCCAAGGTGGCCGAACTTTCCCGCCGATATGGGCTTGATGTGGACCCGGATGCGAAAATCGGGGAGATCTCGGTGGGAATGCAGCAACGGGTGGAGATCTTAAAGATCCTGTACCGGGGGGCGGAGATCCTCATTTTTGATGAACCCACCGCCGTCTTAACCCCGCAGGAGATTGATGAGCTGATGGCCATCATGAAAAACCTGGTTCAGGAAGGAAAGACCATACTGCTCATCACCCACAAGTTGAGGGAGATTATGGCCATATCCGATGCCGTAACCATCATACGGCGGGGAAAAGTGATCGAGACGCTGAAAACCTCCGAGACCAATCCGGATATGCTGGCGGAGATGATGGTGGGCCGCCATGTCACTTTCCAGGTGGAGAAAGGGCCGTCCAAACCCGGGGAGGTCATCCTTCGGGTGGAAGGGATTCGTGAAGAGAGCAAGGTGGGTAAGCCCCGTTTAAACGGCATCTCCTTCCAAGTGAGAGCAGGAGAAATTTACGGCATCGCCGGAGTGGATGGGAACGGTCAGAGCCAGCTCATCGAAGTGATCACCGGCCTAAAAAAGGCAAGTCATGGAAAAGTTCTATTTAAAGGCCGAGAAATCACCAATCAACCCCCCCGAAAGATATCTGAACTGGGCATATCACACATTCCCGAAGACAGGCAAAGAAGAGGATTGATCCTCGATTTTACCTTAAGTGAGAATCTCGCGTTAAAAACCTATTTCCGGCCTGCTTTTCAGCGGAGAGGGTTTCTTCATTATGAGGCGATGAACCGGCAGGCGGAAAGGCTGGTAGAAGAGTTTGATGTGCGGACGCCGAGCATCCTGAATACCGCCCGGTCTTTATCCGGGGGGAATCAGCAGAAGGCGATTATTGCCCGGGAATATGACGCAGACCCCGATCTTATGATCGCGGCCCAGCCGACCCGTGGACTTGACGTAGGTGCGATCGAATACATTCATAAGCGTTTGGTTGAATTGAGAGATAAAGGGAAAGCCGTCCTCCTCATTTCATTCGAGTTGGATGAAATCCTTCAATTATCCGATCGGATCGGAGTTATTTTTAACGGCCAAATCGTAGGGGAGGTCCGACCGGAAGAGACCGATGAGCAGGAGTTGGGACTGATGATGGCCGGGAGCAAAGTAAAGGAGGTGAAGGAATCCCATGGATAA
- a CDS encoding ABC transporter permease, giving the protein MDKVLRIFSKDSFYIPLIAIILGLLLGALIMLAGGYQPMVAYTSLFNKVFGDLYNIGETVREVTPLILTGLSVAFAFRTGLFNIGASGQMMMGMTGATLIGITVNLPWFLHVPLAILAGGLLGGLWGAIAGYLKAKRGINEVITTIMLNWISLYLSNYIIANYLFDPKNKQRSLYIQDTASISMPWLSNLFNHARMNWGIILALLAAILFYILLWKTKMGYELRAVGFNPHASEYAGINVSRNVMASMFIAGIFSGVAGVIQILGVYHYQTVTAALPSQGFDAIAVALLGGNTPVGVILAAFLFGALNYGSAGMKFGAEVPPEIIRVVIASIIFFIAAHGFIRIFLKPFRKGEKAG; this is encoded by the coding sequence ATGGATAAAGTGCTGCGCATATTTTCGAAGGATTCCTTTTATATCCCCCTCATTGCCATCATCCTCGGCCTTTTATTAGGGGCTCTCATCATGCTGGCGGGAGGATATCAGCCGATGGTGGCATACACCTCCCTTTTTAACAAGGTTTTTGGGGATCTTTATAATATAGGGGAAACGGTCCGGGAGGTAACCCCCCTGATTCTCACCGGATTATCGGTTGCCTTCGCTTTTCGCACAGGTCTCTTTAACATCGGCGCTTCCGGACAGATGATGATGGGTATGACCGGAGCCACCTTGATCGGCATTACGGTAAACCTTCCCTGGTTCCTCCATGTTCCTTTGGCCATCCTTGCAGGAGGTCTTTTAGGCGGGCTCTGGGGAGCGATCGCAGGCTATCTGAAGGCGAAGAGGGGCATCAATGAGGTAATCACCACCATCATGTTAAATTGGATCTCCCTCTATCTTTCCAACTACATCATCGCCAATTATCTCTTTGATCCCAAGAATAAACAGCGTTCTCTTTACATCCAGGATACCGCCTCCATCTCCATGCCCTGGCTCTCCAATCTCTTTAACCATGCCCGCATGAATTGGGGCATCATTCTCGCCTTGCTGGCGGCCATCCTGTTCTACATTCTCCTCTGGAAGACGAAGATGGGCTATGAACTGAGGGCGGTGGGATTTAACCCTCATGCCTCGGAATATGCGGGGATTAACGTGAGCCGAAATGTGATGGCCTCCATGTTTATTGCCGGAATTTTCTCCGGCGTGGCGGGCGTGATTCAGATTTTGGGAGTTTACCATTATCAAACCGTTACCGCCGCCTTACCCAGCCAAGGCTTCGACGCCATCGCCGTCGCCCTTTTGGGCGGAAATACGCCGGTTGGGGTGATCCTAGCCGCATTCCTGTTCGGAGCATTAAACTACGGCTCTGCGGGAATGAAATTTGGGGCGGAGGTGCCTCCGGAAATTATCCGGGTCGTCATTGCTTCCATCATCTTCTTTATCGCCGCCCACGGTTTCATTCGCATCTTTCTTAAACCGTTCCGGAAGGGAGAGAAGGCCGGATGA
- a CDS encoding ABC transporter permease: MISAILTDISQLINITLVFSTSLILTAMGGIHSERSGVVNIGLEGLMMSGAFAAAVSAYFLEQAGWGIWGAWMGLVAAALFGAFFALLHAVASVTFKADQVVSGVVINLLAAGLTVYLVKVLFEGAGETKTLHAAVFSKVSIPVLADIPYVGYAFFQAYPTTYLAILIVLFTYFLLWKTRFGLRLRSVGENPGAADTLGIHVQVIRYIGVMISGAYAGLGGATIALTTTANYSHNTISGQGFIAIASMIFGKWHPFGALGAALLFGMATGLKNFIQLFPWAKMIPTEFIFMIPYILTILVLAGAVGKATPPAALGQPYDPAKR, from the coding sequence ATGATCTCTGCCATCTTGACAGATATCAGCCAATTGATCAATATCACCTTAGTCTTTTCCACTTCCCTCATTTTGACGGCCATGGGAGGAATTCATTCGGAAAGGTCGGGCGTCGTCAATATCGGTTTGGAAGGGTTGATGATGAGCGGCGCCTTTGCCGCCGCCGTGTCCGCCTATTTCCTGGAGCAGGCCGGATGGGGAATTTGGGGAGCCTGGATGGGGCTCGTTGCCGCGGCTCTCTTTGGTGCTTTTTTTGCCCTTCTTCATGCGGTGGCAAGCGTCACTTTTAAGGCAGATCAGGTCGTGAGCGGTGTTGTCATCAATCTTCTCGCGGCAGGCCTTACCGTCTATCTCGTTAAGGTTCTTTTTGAAGGGGCAGGGGAAACGAAAACCTTGCATGCGGCGGTCTTTTCCAAAGTCTCCATTCCCGTTCTTGCCGACATTCCTTATGTGGGTTATGCCTTCTTTCAGGCGTATCCAACCACCTATCTGGCGATCCTTATTGTCCTATTCACCTATTTTCTTCTCTGGAAGACCCGCTTCGGACTACGACTTCGTTCGGTCGGGGAGAATCCCGGCGCCGCCGATACGTTGGGGATTCATGTGCAGGTGATCCGCTATATCGGTGTGATGATCAGCGGTGCCTATGCAGGGCTCGGAGGGGCCACCATCGCCCTTACGACGACGGCCAACTACTCCCACAACACCATATCGGGGCAAGGGTTTATCGCCATTGCCTCCATGATCTTCGGGAAATGGCATCCCTTCGGCGCATTGGGAGCCGCTCTTCTTTTCGGCATGGCCACAGGGCTTAAGAACTTCATCCAACTCTTCCCTTGGGCGAAGATGATTCCCACCGAATTTATCTTTATGATCCCCTATATCTTGACGATCCTGGTGCTGGCCGGAGCGGTGGGAAAAGCCACTCCGCCGGCAGCCTTGGGCCAGCCCTATGATCCGGCCAAAAGATAA
- the ymfI gene encoding elongation factor P 5-aminopentanone reductase codes for MKTILITGASGGIGSRIACEVANEETFLVLQGRNRETLEAVKKKVLAKGAAAELWVSDFRRLHTEEVAKETSLQNVDIYIHCSGNSLYKLITDTSEEEWDALFAVHIKSAFLISRRLIPYMIRRRWGRILLISSIWGEAGAAMEVAYSAAKGAVGLYTKALAKELAPSGITVNAIAPGAIDTPMMREDFAEEEIKEIAGRIPAGRLGTPEEVAHLARFLIREESAYITGQILHVNGGWL; via the coding sequence TTGAAAACGATTTTGATAACAGGCGCTTCCGGTGGCATCGGGAGCAGGATCGCCTGCGAAGTGGCGAATGAGGAGACCTTCCTCGTCCTGCAAGGCAGGAATCGGGAGACCCTTGAAGCGGTGAAAAAGAAAGTATTGGCAAAGGGAGCGGCAGCCGAACTCTGGGTTTCCGATTTTCGCCGTCTCCATACGGAGGAGGTTGCGAAAGAGACGTCTCTTCAGAATGTGGACATCTACATTCACTGCAGCGGGAATTCCCTTTATAAGCTCATTACAGATACCTCGGAGGAGGAGTGGGATGCCCTCTTCGCCGTACATATTAAAAGCGCCTTTCTCATCAGCCGGCGGTTGATTCCCTATATGATTCGCCGGAGGTGGGGTAGGATTCTCTTGATCTCTTCCATCTGGGGGGAAGCGGGAGCCGCCATGGAGGTGGCCTACTCGGCGGCAAAAGGGGCCGTCGGCCTCTACACCAAAGCCTTGGCGAAGGAGTTGGCCCCCTCCGGCATTACGGTCAATGCCATCGCTCCGGGGGCGATCGATACCCCCATGATGCGGGAGGATTTTGCAGAAGAGGAAATCAAGGAGATCGCCGGGCGAATTCCTGCGGGGAGGTTGGGAACACCGGAAGAGGTGGCTCATCTCGCCCGTTTCCTGATTCGCGAAGAGAGCGCCTACATCACCGGACAAATCCTTCATGTGAACGGGGGCTGGTTATAG
- a CDS encoding DUF3243 domain-containing protein — MSVLDNFDQWKSFLHDRIEQAKAAGMSQDTIANLASHIGDYLSKAVDPKNREERLLSEMWKVADEEEQKALANVMVKMVQ; from the coding sequence ATGTCCGTACTCGATAACTTTGATCAATGGAAATCTTTTTTGCATGATCGGATTGAACAGGCGAAAGCCGCGGGCATGAGTCAAGATACCATAGCCAATCTGGCAAGTCATATCGGCGATTACCTGTCCAAGGCGGTCGATCCGAAAAACCGGGAAGAGCGGCTCCTCTCCGAAATGTGGAAGGTAGCCGATGAGGAAGAGCAAAAGGCGTTGGCCAATGTGATGGTGAAAATGGTCCAGTAG
- a CDS encoding DUF3388 domain-containing protein, producing MDEGKEVKEWYFEYEIHRNRPGLLGDIASLFGMLNINIEAINGVENERRGLLLQCDDEKKMSFIESLLKQIPNITVTAFRPLSMLDRLVIRHGRYISRDVTDRKTFRFTREELGLLVDFLGEICKREGNQLIGVRGMPRVGKTESTIAASVHANKRWIVISSTLLKQTMATTLAEDEYSPHHIYLIDSMVTWLRGSERHQSLVREILQMPATKIIEHPDIFVHETEYRWEDFDAIIEIRNHEGEEIKYNLLELKRNTTDF from the coding sequence ATGGATGAAGGAAAAGAAGTAAAAGAATGGTATTTTGAGTATGAAATCCACAGGAATCGCCCCGGCCTTTTAGGGGATATCGCCTCCCTTTTCGGGATGTTAAATATTAATATAGAGGCCATCAATGGGGTGGAAAATGAACGGAGGGGACTCCTTCTTCAGTGCGATGATGAAAAAAAGATGAGCTTTATTGAATCCCTCCTCAAGCAAATCCCCAACATTACGGTAACCGCTTTTCGCCCCCTCTCCATGCTGGATCGGCTGGTGATTCGCCATGGGCGGTACATAAGCCGCGATGTTACCGATCGGAAGACGTTTCGCTTCACCCGGGAAGAATTAGGTCTTCTGGTGGATTTTCTTGGAGAAATTTGTAAAAGGGAGGGAAACCAGCTGATTGGAGTGCGGGGAATGCCAAGGGTTGGGAAGACGGAGTCTACCATCGCCGCCAGCGTCCATGCCAATAAACGCTGGATCGTCATTTCCTCCACCCTCTTGAAACAGACGATGGCGACCACTCTAGCGGAGGACGAATACTCCCCCCATCATATCTATTTAATTGACAGCATGGTTACCTGGTTACGGGGAAGCGAACGTCATCAAAGTTTAGTCCGGGAAATTCTCCAAATGCCTGCCACCAAGATCATCGAGCATCCAGACATCTTCGTCCATGAGACAGAGTACCGTTGGGAAGATTTTGATGCGATCATCGAGATTCGCAACCATGAAGGCGAAGAGATTAAGTATAACCTTTTGGAGTTAAAAAGGAATACGACCGATTTCTGA
- a CDS encoding helix-turn-helix domain-containing protein: MGELGLVLKKRREEKHLTLDDLQEITKIQKRYIDAIEKGNYHLLPGPFYTRAFIRNLAETLSLNPDQLLEQYESELPSVEPEPLETIPRRRRSLNRPSIFGPWITKVLLFLFVLIILFIIYMFIVRQFPAAPPQEAEKNPPQVQENFPKTSSPTSNQTGTNGGGAASVNEGGTSPAPSPAKEPILTFVKEEGKTSYYQISNVDYISLQVSTPRGPCWMEVRKGKKGKVIYSATLPEKQEMKWEFTDSNNAYIRLGATQNVDVTVNGKPVSLAGKKDVYRLDITLVGTTSATP; encoded by the coding sequence ATGGGAGAGCTGGGGCTTGTTTTAAAAAAGAGGCGGGAAGAGAAACATTTAACGTTGGACGATTTGCAAGAAATCACCAAAATCCAGAAACGGTACATTGATGCCATTGAAAAGGGAAATTACCACCTGCTTCCGGGCCCTTTTTATACCCGGGCGTTTATTCGGAACTTGGCAGAGACGCTCTCGCTCAATCCGGATCAACTTTTGGAACAATATGAAAGTGAATTGCCTTCAGTTGAACCGGAACCCCTAGAAACCATTCCACGCAGACGGAGAAGCCTGAACCGACCTTCGATTTTCGGACCGTGGATCACCAAAGTTCTTCTCTTTCTCTTCGTTTTGATCATCCTCTTCATCATCTACATGTTTATTGTGCGACAGTTCCCGGCCGCTCCACCCCAGGAAGCGGAGAAGAATCCCCCTCAAGTTCAAGAAAATTTTCCAAAAACCTCCTCTCCCACATCGAATCAGACAGGAACCAATGGTGGAGGAGCCGCGTCAGTTAATGAAGGAGGCACTTCTCCAGCGCCTTCCCCGGCGAAGGAACCGATCCTTACATTTGTGAAGGAGGAAGGGAAGACCAGCTATTATCAGATCAGCAATGTGGACTATATTTCCCTGCAGGTCTCAACGCCCCGGGGTCCTTGCTGGATGGAAGTAAGAAAAGGGAAAAAAGGGAAAGTAATTTATTCGGCCACTCTCCCGGAAAAACAGGAGATGAAATGGGAATTTACCGATTCAAACAATGCATATATTCGTTTGGGCGCCACGCAAAACGTCGATGTGACGGTCAATGGGAAACCGGTCTCGCTGGCCGGGAAAAAAGATGTATACCGCTTGGATATCACCTTAGTGGGAACCACATCTGCAACTCCTTAG
- the rimO gene encoding 30S ribosomal protein S12 methylthiotransferase RimO, producing MQQKHGEEKVAIVTLGCEKNKVDSEIMSDLIDRKGYQLVDRPEEATVVIVNTCGFIDAAKEESIDTILEVARLKGHGQLKSLIVAGCLTERYQEILLQEMPEIDGLVGTGNIDKITAVIEESLAGRHPVYVGNPAFSYENISRKRREKRASAFVKIAEGCNNQCTFCAIPIMRGKLRSRTIASVTREVRQLVEEGVKEVSLIAQDLSNYGVDLTGRSLLPDLLRSLQEIPQLSWIRLHYLYPGAFSDELLETMATCDKVVPYADIPLQHSEDSILRRMRRPGYQTDIRNLLRRIRDRIPDVAIRTSIIVGFPGETEEDFENLLSFIKEVKFDRLGVFTYSQEEGTPAARLKEQVADEVKEERAGRLMEIQRRITAERNSRFVGRILPVLVEKKDEKNGVYIGRTPYDAVEVDGEVYLTGYRGDVGEIIPVRITHSYDYDLAGVAINR from the coding sequence ATGCAACAGAAGCATGGAGAAGAGAAAGTAGCCATTGTCACCCTTGGGTGTGAAAAAAATAAAGTAGATTCGGAGATCATGTCCGATCTCATCGATCGGAAAGGGTACCAATTGGTGGATCGACCGGAAGAAGCGACGGTCGTTATCGTGAACACCTGCGGATTTATCGATGCAGCTAAAGAAGAATCGATCGACACCATTCTGGAAGTTGCCCGGTTAAAGGGGCACGGCCAACTGAAATCGCTCATCGTGGCGGGATGCCTAACAGAACGGTATCAGGAAATTCTCCTGCAGGAAATGCCTGAGATTGATGGGCTGGTGGGGACGGGGAATATTGATAAAATCACCGCCGTCATCGAGGAATCCCTGGCGGGGAGACATCCTGTTTATGTGGGAAATCCTGCCTTTTCATATGAAAATATTTCCCGAAAGCGCAGGGAAAAACGTGCTTCTGCTTTCGTGAAGATCGCCGAAGGGTGCAATAACCAATGTACATTTTGTGCGATCCCCATCATGAGGGGAAAGCTTCGTTCCCGTACGATTGCGTCGGTCACCCGGGAAGTACGGCAACTGGTTGAGGAAGGGGTTAAAGAGGTCTCCCTGATCGCCCAGGATCTTTCCAATTATGGGGTGGACCTGACCGGACGCTCCCTTTTGCCGGACCTTCTTCGGTCTTTGCAGGAGATTCCTCAGCTTTCTTGGATTCGTCTTCATTACCTTTATCCCGGTGCTTTCAGCGATGAACTCCTGGAAACGATGGCCACTTGCGATAAAGTGGTTCCTTATGCGGATATTCCCCTTCAACATAGCGAAGACTCCATTTTACGCCGAATGAGAAGGCCGGGTTATCAAACGGATATCCGGAATCTCCTACGACGGATTCGGGATAGAATCCCCGATGTGGCCATTCGCACATCCATCATTGTTGGTTTTCCCGGCGAGACGGAAGAGGATTTTGAAAACCTGCTTTCTTTCATTAAGGAAGTAAAGTTTGACCGTCTCGGAGTATTTACCTATTCCCAAGAAGAAGGAACCCCTGCGGCTCGTCTCAAGGAACAGGTAGCGGATGAGGTGAAGGAGGAACGGGCCGGTCGGTTGATGGAGATTCAACGACGCATCACTGCGGAGCGAAACAGCCGCTTTGTTGGGCGGATTCTTCCCGTATTGGTAGAGAAAAAGGATGAAAAAAACGGAGTTTACATCGGCAGAACCCCTTATGATGCGGTGGAGGTAGATGGAGAGGTATATCTCACCGGTTACCGGGGAGATGTGGGGGAGATCATCCCCGTCCGCATCACCCATTCCTATGATTATGATTTAGCGGGGGTGGCCATAAATCGTTGA
- the pgsA gene encoding CDP-diacylglycerol--glycerol-3-phosphate 3-phosphatidyltransferase: MNLPNRLTLARVLIIPFFMVAILTYEKYPWGYFVWGEETLSYNEAVALFLFLIAALTDQLDGYLARKMGLITNFGKLMDPLADKMLVTAALVMLVQLGRIPAWMVILILSREFAVSGLRMIAASEGMVMAAGPWGKLKTVLQMIAISLLIVHNLPFSFLHLPLDQIMLWAALMVTLISGFDYFWKNPHIWRGES, encoded by the coding sequence TTGAATCTTCCTAATCGTCTTACCCTGGCACGCGTCCTCATCATCCCTTTTTTTATGGTGGCGATCTTAACCTATGAGAAATATCCATGGGGCTACTTCGTTTGGGGAGAGGAAACCCTTTCCTATAACGAGGCGGTCGCCCTTTTCCTCTTTCTGATTGCTGCTTTGACGGATCAATTGGATGGCTACTTGGCCCGGAAGATGGGACTTATCACCAATTTCGGCAAGTTGATGGATCCCCTCGCCGACAAGATGCTGGTAACGGCTGCCTTGGTCATGCTGGTTCAGCTTGGAAGGATACCGGCATGGATGGTCATCCTCATCCTGAGCCGGGAGTTTGCCGTCTCCGGGTTACGGATGATTGCCGCTTCGGAAGGAATGGTGATGGCGGCAGGCCCCTGGGGAAAGTTGAAAACCGTCTTACAGATGATTGCCATCTCTTTGCTCATCGTGCATAATCTCCCCTTCTCATTTCTCCATTTGCCTTTAGATCAGATCATGTTATGGGCGGCACTCATGGTTACCCTGATCTCCGGGTTTGATTATTTCTGGAAAAATCCCCACATTTGGAGAGGAGAGAGTTGA
- a CDS encoding competence/damage-inducible protein A — protein sequence MRAEILAVGTELLMGQIANTNAQYLSERLAELGINVYYHGVVGDNLDRIVAYLEQAKKRSDIVLITGGLGPTEDDLTKNALAHFLKKNLVVDEEILKAIEEYFHRRKLRMTPNNRRQAEILEGAVVFPNKTGLAAGMGIMEGGIHYLLFPGPPSEMIPMFRDYGIPYLRRIHPESSSLYSRVLRFFGIGESALVTELGDLIGGQTDPTLAPYAKEAEVTLRLTTRAKSREEADGRLDPIQQEILKRVGSYYYGEGEDHSIEKVLFQALLDRGATLATAESCTGGRIGELITTLSGASKVYKGGVVAYTNEAKENLLNIPTDLLRTEGAVSAACALEMADQVRRRLKADYGLSVTGVAGPDAQEEKPVGLVYVGFSGEDRRESMEFVFAGSREGIQLRAAKTAMFQLWKRIKER from the coding sequence ATGAGAGCAGAGATCTTGGCGGTAGGAACCGAGCTGTTAATGGGGCAAATTGCAAATACCAACGCTCAATATCTCTCGGAGCGCTTGGCTGAACTGGGAATTAATGTTTATTATCATGGGGTGGTGGGGGATAATTTAGACCGAATAGTCGCTTACCTGGAACAGGCGAAAAAGAGGTCGGATATCGTTCTGATTACCGGAGGACTTGGGCCCACGGAAGATGATCTTACCAAAAATGCCTTGGCCCATTTCTTGAAGAAGAATCTGGTGGTCGATGAGGAGATCTTGAAAGCGATTGAAGAGTATTTTCACAGGCGCAAGCTCCGGATGACCCCGAATAACCGCCGCCAAGCCGAGATCTTGGAAGGGGCGGTAGTTTTCCCGAATAAAACGGGGCTGGCTGCAGGGATGGGCATTATGGAAGGTGGCATCCATTACCTCCTGTTTCCGGGTCCTCCGTCGGAGATGATCCCGATGTTTAGGGATTATGGCATCCCTTATCTCCGTCGGATTCATCCGGAGAGCAGCTCCCTCTACTCGAGGGTACTTCGTTTTTTCGGGATTGGGGAATCGGCATTGGTGACGGAATTAGGGGACTTGATCGGTGGGCAGACGGATCCTACGCTTGCCCCCTATGCGAAGGAAGCAGAAGTGACCCTTCGGCTTACCACCAGAGCCAAGTCCAGGGAAGAAGCCGACGGCCGGCTGGATCCGATCCAACAGGAAATCTTAAAACGGGTCGGGTCGTACTATTATGGAGAAGGAGAAGATCACTCGATCGAAAAGGTTCTGTTCCAAGCCCTGTTAGATCGAGGGGCAACCCTGGCTACGGCGGAGAGCTGCACCGGAGGCAGAATTGGAGAGTTGATCACAACCCTCTCTGGGGCCTCAAAGGTTTATAAGGGAGGGGTGGTCGCCTATACCAATGAGGCGAAGGAAAACCTCCTAAACATCCCTACAGATCTCTTGCGAACCGAGGGTGCCGTCAGTGCCGCATGTGCCCTGGAGATGGCCGATCAGGTAAGGCGGCGTCTCAAGGCAGATTACGGGCTTTCCGTAACCGGAGTGGCAGGTCCGGATGCCCAGGAAGAAAAACCGGTCGGCCTCGTCTATGTAGGTTTCTCGGGAGAGGACCGTCGCGAATCGATGGAATTTGTTTTTGCCGGATCGAGGGAAGGGATTCAGCTCAGGGCGGCAAAAACGGCTATGTTTCAATTATGGAAGAGAATAAAAGAAAGGTGA